AGTCTAGAAATAAAGGTATTAGaaaagattataaataaaataaaatattttttttttatttatagagGAATTTACTGTAGGAGAATTAAGTGAATTATTAACagaaaaatttgtaaaatgtGACATTAGTGAGGCAACATCTGAATTGAAGAGTGCATTCATGATGTTTGACAAAGATCAAAAAggatatattaattttgaagATTTAAAACGTGTTGTTGCAGAGTTAggtgaaaatattaatgatgatGAGTTGTGGGATATGATAAAAGAGGCAGATGCAACAAAAAATGGTCATGTAAATGAGAATGATTTTATGGCTATGATGAAAAAAACATCactttactaaaaaaaaatattaacaataattgtAGCAAAGCTTGATCTCCAACTAGTTtgtgtaaatttttatcaagtTTTGATTAATTAGTTCTTTTGTATGacattaaaaagtaaaactttttttaatacattttttttttactttgtGATAGTATTCTTACATTTGGGTCATTTGCATTAATCTAAAAGGACGTCTTTGAACTTTTAGATACCTTTTTGctttcttatattttatttgttagtaaatatataatgtataaatttatatatgtcAGACTACGCACTTTTTCTCTACTTTTACCTAAAACTCCATTGAAATTGCTACTAGATAGTAGGAGAcaatttatacaatttttctCTGTACATTCTTTCTTTCACTAACTTTATGTCTTTTCATTCCACATGACCAATTTTACTCTATTCATTCTGTGCCAGTCACTAGTCGACACGAATATAAAACTCAGCTGCACACATCAATAACAgttgatttttttactattttatggattcttttaaattttatgtgATAAGTGTTctaaattgataataaaaacaatttttgtatattaatGTTCATTTCTACATCTATAGAATAATTattgaaattatattaagctttatatatttaatgaaaatgaacatatttacattttctaAACTAACTTTTATTGTAAtacttataattaaaatatcattaactttacaaggaaaaaataaatgcaaatatattgattatcatatcaaaaaaataacagaaaaagatgaagaagtaagtttttttttttaatttatattttttatataaaaaaattattttgttagaGAGCTTGTAAATGCTATAGTAATCCAAGAATATTTATGCATCCATCAACAGCAGATAAAAGTTATGGATTTTCTGATTGGATTGGTTGTACAAGAAAAAGTGTACCtgcaatttttaaatcattaacATCAATAAATGAGACAGTTAAagcaaatatatatatttacaattcTGCGTTATCAGTACTACCAAGAGGAatgtttgataaaataaGACCTTCAGCATTGGCTATTGAAGATAGTAATTTAAGTATGATAAGACCTAATTCTATTAGCGTTATTGGATCACAATTAAAATCTCTTATATTAAggagaaatattattaaaacatttgaaGCTAATGTATTTGAAAATGTTACACAACTTGAATATCTTGatttaagttttaataaaatatctgcCTTGAAAAAAGGAATGATTCCAAATCttgaaaaattagaaattttttatgtggtaaagaatgatattaattttatagaaaatggATTTTTTGAaggatttaaaaatttaaaaaaattaaatttagcaaaaaataaattagaaattataaattcaTCAACTTTTAAAGGACTTGAAAATCTtgaacatttaaatttagaGGGTAATGAAATTCAATTCATTGAAAAAGATGCCTTTATTGGATTAAAAAaacttcaatttttaaatcttggaaataataatattttccaattatatttatctaatttacctgatcttcaaaaaattcatttattttataatgcaATTGACAATCTAACGGAACTTGTCtttaataatcttaaaaatttaaaatatcttaataTGGATAATAATCCAATTGCGCGAATAAATAATACTGATCTTGAAACATTAAAAGAATCACCAAATATAGAATTCATTTCTTTTGCTCACAGTAAAATTGAAATTGTTGAGGCAAAAGCTTTTGAGCATATCAAAAATCTCAAAATTCTTTCTATGATGGATAATGAAATTTATGAAATTGGAAATAAAGAATCATTTTTGAAAccattaacaaaattaacgACATTAATACTTTCAAGTAACAGAATTGAAACAATTGAgcaaaatgatttaaaaggACTTTCAAATcttcaaatattaaatttagaaaataatatgattgtaaatatttcaaGTGGAGCTTTAGATTCAATGGAAtcaatagaaaatttatatttaaatggtAATAGATTATACTATTTAcctgaaaaattatttaactcATTTGACAAaagtaagttaaaaaatgttgaCTTATCAGACAATCCATGGGAAGCAATTTGTGGAAAATCTTGGATTTCACATTGGTTAGAGGATATTGGTGATGCAAATAGACCAACTGGAGATTTAAATTCACTTACAACTAAATGTGGTACTGTAGCTTTCtatgaaaatgataatgaCCCAATTTATATAACTATTGTCGCTACAATTTTAGCGGCACTATGTTTGATTAGTCTTTTAACAATAGCCTACTTCTATTTCGAGGATTCAAGGCATACATTTAGGTTACATCATTCATTGAAACAATTTCCAgctgaattattaaaaaagatatcaaATTACACAGCAAACAATGTCAAGCCTGAAACAGATAATCAAAGTCTCATTAAAACAACATTAGAATCTAAGTCTGTTATCAGACCGCTAAGTACCATCTACGAAACCGAGTCATTGTTAGAAGAATTCAATGAAGTTAAAACAAGTCATGAGGGACTTAATAATGATACAAGCAAGAAACGGGTTCGTTTTGACGGTGTTTAAGATATAATGTTTCAGAACACTTGAGAACATTCAAATAAACTAATGGACAActaactataaaaaataattattgtgGAAAAATCTGTTACAACTGTATCCTGATCTCTTGATCatctataattttatttttcttcattcattgtatataaatataacatcTCATTGCCATGTTAAAAgtgcatttttttttagatatttgaattaacttaaaattggcaattaataaatattcaattatttttcttattcattaaaaaaaattaatattatatttatttattgattTATTTTGTCAATGAAattaagtattaaaaattgtattaataaaaaaagaattacaGTTAGTTCAACATTACAAGttatattaatttcaattaagaaatttattttgaaactAATACTTTAGCATTACCCCATTGTTTGCTAATCCATTTTATAGTTCTTACTGGTATTTGAGGTCCAATAAGTGGATTTAATTGATGGAGAAATACTATAATCCAAAACATCCAACAACAGACGGCTGTCAAAATAATCATAGTTCTAATGATACCTACaaacttattaaaaaaattatctgtagaaattaataaaaatctaaCCTTTATTAGGGCCATTTGGAACTAAAAATGGACCCAATAAACCAACAATAAGCCAAAAAGCACTAACAGATACTAATGGTATCCATATAGCCATTTCTCTGTATATTagtctaaaaataaataactaaataaatataataaaaatatgtaatataatgattcaaaattatatgttaaaatagtAGTTAAAAGACAAAGATcaaaaactaataaaaagaaaaaaaaatttgttctataatgatatttaaaaatgtaaatggTATCAATGGTATAGTATTGTGATCCAAAATGATagtgtaatttttttatttttaactaaaaaatatactatttggaaaaatgatttttgttTATGGTAGTCTTAAAAGgaattttcataaaaaatttgataagaaataataaaaatattaaaagtaaaattttttttttatttttttatcatggTATCTGCATTTATTGGACCAAAATTGTCTGCCTTTCTCATTTTTATGTCTGGATCTGGGGTGATATTTCTCGGAATTTTGGGagcatttttttattctaatgCTGTAACACTATTTCCTGATCTACACTTCGCAGAAAACACTATTGATCCATCAGTTTTGTAAGtttcttatcttttttttttgtaaaatcaatttttttaaagagaaattgaaagtaaatattatgaaaaagcAACTCAATGCTGGATTGCTACAGCAATGTATGCTGTTACCTTCATTTTAGTACTTTGGCAAAACAGATATAATACAGTTTCAATGTtttga
This Strongyloides ratti genome assembly S_ratti_ED321, chromosome : 2 DNA region includes the following protein-coding sequences:
- a CDS encoding Leucine-rich repeat and Leucine-rich repeat, typical subtype-containing protein, which translates into the protein MKMNIFTFSKLTFIVILIIKISLTLQGKNKCKYIDYHIKKITEKDEERACKCYSNPRIFMHPSTADKSYGFSDWIGCTRKSVPAIFKSLTSINETVKANIYIYNSALSVLPRGMFDKIRPSALAIEDSNLSMIRPNSISVIGSQLKSLILRRNIIKTFEANVFENVTQLEYLDLSFNKISALKKGMIPNLEKLEIFYVVKNDINFIENGFFEGFKNLKKLNLAKNKLEIINSSTFKGLENLEHLNLEGNEIQFIEKDAFIGLKKLQFLNLGNNNIFQLYLSNLPDLQKIHLFYNAIDNLTELVFNNLKNLKYLNMDNNPIARINNTDLETLKESPNIEFISFAHSKIEIVEAKAFEHIKNLKILSMMDNEIYEIGNKESFLKPLTKLTTLILSSNRIETIEQNDLKGLSNLQILNLENNMIVNISSGALDSMESIENLYLNGNRLYYLPEKLFNSFDKSKLKNVDLSDNPWEAICGKSWISHWLEDIGDANRPTGDLNSLTTKCGTVAFYENDNDPIYITIVATILAALCLISLLTIAYFYFEDSRHTFRLHHSLKQFPAELLKKISNYTANNVKPETDNQSLIKTTLESKSVIRPLSTIYETESLLEEFNEVKTSHEGLNNDTSKKRVRFDGV
- a CDS encoding ATPase, V0 complex, subunit e1/e2 family-containing protein, with amino-acid sequence MAIWIPLVSVSAFWLIVGLLGPFLVPNGPNKGIIRTMIILTAVCCWMFWIIVFLHQLNPLIGPQIPVRTIKWISKQWGNAKVLVSK